Within the Montipora foliosa isolate CH-2021 chromosome 11, ASM3666993v2, whole genome shotgun sequence genome, the region TATTCACTTGTCAACGAATCTCCTTTGCCTTCCCCGAAAGAAACTGGAAATTGAGCATTCACTCGGGTTTTCTGTGGCGTGGACTCTGCAGAATTAGCATCTGGTTCATCCGAAGCACCGCTGACGTTGGCTTTTAACGGCGAATCCCGTTCGTCGGAAAATATTCCCTCGTCGGCAGCTCTCGGAGTTAATTCCCTGGAATAAGACTTACGGATACAACCACCAGAACATCCGGGACCTTCATCGGCAAACACGATGCTGTCCAGCGAGCTTTGAGAGCTTTCGGTAGATAACGAGATGCAATCGGAAGACACTAGGCTGTAACGATGTCCGAAGCTTAACGAACCATAATTGATCTTTTCTGCTTTTTCTTCGATATCGTCCAAAGATCCTTCGCCGTAGGCATGCTGGTCTGGGTGAAACCAAGAAATAATTTCGCGTGAAGTAGGACTTTTCGGCGAGGTAATTTTAGGGTCGACGCTGTTTTGAAGAAATGAACTAGTTCGAACACTTGACTTCTCTTTGGCCTGACCATAGTTTTTTGTAGGGTCGGTGCCTTGTGTTAAGATATCTTGAGCATAGTCATCTATATAGCTGTCCTCCGCCATCCCAGCCGAGTTGGCTTGCGGATTTTCTGAGCGCTGTAGTACCTGATCTAAGGTGTCTATATCAGCGTCTTTTAAAGTGACTAAAGAAACATTTGAAAATGGGCTCATTACCTCGGGGCTCGGACCTGTCACTGTGATCTTCGGCACTTGACTTGAAATCAGCGGATGACTGACGTGTGAACAAGGCGCACCAAAAGGACGCCTGGGTGTACTGTGAACAAGCACGGAAGAGTCTGGAGCAGAGATGCAATGACGTGGCCACGAGCGCTGAACATGATCTCCTGGGGTTTGTCGTAAAATCTCTTGTGATGCGCCACGTGCAATAATGTCTAATTCCATGGCTGGCTCGATCTGATGGTGACCGtcaatgcttctaatgaagccTTGAACTTCAACGGCATCCTGCTTTGATTTCTTAACAGGGCAACAAAAGCAACAAACCCAAGTTTGCGTTGTCTGACCTTCAAGATCAAACGCCATCTTTCGTAGAATGATGCCTTGAACTGGTGAACTAGGATGATAAAATCGATAATAGAACGCCATGCAGAGGGCACCAAACACCATTCCTCCCCACACCACTCCTAACGCTGAGAAAGCCATGGCTCCCCGAAAAGTTTTATGGGGATACCACATGGCAACAAACAATGAATTCTCGACTAAAATGACCGAATAGTAGAGGATAACGCGCTTCCGAGTCACACCCTCTCGCGcgttgaaaaaacaaaagatgtaCATGAACCCGATCACTGCGCAAAACAGTTTCTCGCGGCAGGGATGCTCTTTGCCGTCTTCATCCGTGCAGAAAAGTGGTCGCTGACAAATCAACCACGTGGTCATAATGAGCCAATGCAAACCCACGGCCAAAAATAGCCAGTTTTGAAAGTATGACGCAAAAAGAACCATAGCAACAACGCGTGAAGTCACCATAGCGATACGCCATAGCAACTGCAAGAACAAGCCCGGAAGTGAAATCCTGTAACCTTGTTTCCGGAAATCACGCAAGGATTTGCTGTAAGCTAAAATGGCCCAAATCATGGATAGCAGCGAGGTACCCGCTGTGGCGACAATGAGCCAGTCAGTCTTCAAATCAAAGGGATATCGCTGAAGCAAAATATATAGTTGAAGTACAAGCTGTGGTGCGGATTGCACGAAAGCTTGAAGGAGTCTTAACATACTAATGTCCCGCCACTCTCCCAGGAACGTAACGAAGTCCAAAATGCTGGCGTTCCTTTTACGTGCTTTCCAACCTTTCTTGAGGACTTTCCAATACCTATGAAATTAAACAAACAGGACCAAATTTCAGGCCAACAGGAttctgacaaaaaaaatgtgaagtCAACTGTATGGTTCTAAGGCAAACGTAACCCAAGTAGATTGGCGTCAGAGATGGGGCTTCTCGTTAGCGGGAAAATGGCAAACGGGTTTTGGTCCCCAAAacgtatttaaaaaaaacgggTTTATAAAAAGGAAACCTTCATTACAAGACTTCGATTATTTAAAAATGGCCGCAGGTTCCTTATAATTTAATAGTCAATTGGcgaaatatgaaaaaaggtttcacgaaaacaaagacaagaaaTATGTATCAAATTCAACCCAACCGCCATTTTACTGTCTTTACACTCAATGGCATGACAACACCAATTAACTTGTCATTACACGCCATCGTGAATACCGAAATGTATTTGCCAAAAATGAcagcaaaaagggaaaaatgacATTTGTCTTTCCAGATTGCAATCTCACTGTCGTAAATTATTATTGGTGTAGATAAAACGACTTATTTACCCTCCGGTCTCGATCAATATCTCAATGAcctcaatgggatgtcaaattAGTGAAAGAGGAGTATTTTGCAAAAAACAAAGAGGCGTCTCAACCGAATAATTACAACAGCAGTACTTAGCAGTAATCTTCATTAATTGCGATAGCGCTGGAATATGCAAAACTATCGACTACAGACTTAAAAGATGCTTTGCATTGGTTAAACCCTAAGTGAagtgtcgtcacaattcaaaaGAACTTGCTAGGCACCCAAACAGATCACAGATCGATTCTGTAATGCATTGTTGCTTGCCTAGACTGTATGACGAAATACTATTTCGCAGCTGGGGTTTGAGAAAGGAgaacattgaaaaaaataaaaaaaagtcgAGACGAGAAAACTTTGTTGCCTTCATTTACATCAAGTCAAGCCGAGCATTGGTCaaagaaaatagagaataaaatTTGCATTCAAATGAGTCCAAAAACTTCAAGCCCATGTATCTTtcaacgacatttttttctCGCAGGTTTAAAAAACTTCGAATTATCGCGCTGCATTTGAAGTTTTCGTTCCCACAAATTGCGGATGTTTGGAACGAAGACACGAAGTAGCCCGTGCAATAGCAACCATAGCAAGTTCTGTATACATTAAGAATAAATCTAAGACCCTGCAGTGAGCTTAATGATATTTTTAAGTAAATAAGGTACTCGGAAAGTTCTCAGTACTGTAAATTCCGATTTACTTCTAATTTACGTCATGGTAAAAACAGTGTTGTCCGATTTTAGTAGCTAGTTTTTCcgcacctgaaaaatttagcACGCTCTAGCGGGTTCCACATCAGTCAACACACCAATTCATATAATGCATGTAATTTCTAGCAGACCGCTTGTGAAGACCACATGTTCCAAAAGggtcaaaataaaaaatggcaCACAATCACACGGTTTTCACACCACTAggcattggccgtttttatactagagacgcataatccgtccagacgaattatgcgtctctcatgttatccgtctagtgtaaagacgggacgaactatatgagacgcataattcgtcttggacgaacttgggcaaacattttttctgcgtctgttaaattcgtctagtataaagacgggcactagacgcataatgcgtctggacgaactttccagtttagtgcgtcttcaaagacgcactaaaatagattcttcgtccagacgcataatgcgtcttgtggccgtctttatactagacgaatttaacagacgcagtaaaaatgtttgcccaagttcgtcccagacgaattatgcgtctctagtataaaaacggccattctccTCTTGTTTTTGTCACGATGCCTGCTTGCGTCCGATGAAGCAAGGTGACAAACGAACAGTGACTGCCGTGGGTTATCcgttttttcagaaaaatataggacgttttaaaattaaagcGGTTTAAGGCGACAAGAAACAATcttatttgttttattccttTTGACAAtgcctgaagaaaaaaagttgtttcaAGGTAGATTAGCTCTTCGCTGAATTTCGAACACGTTTATTTAACTCTACGCAAACGCTATAAAAAATCCAATCTTGATCATCAAACAAGCATAAGCTAGTTATTACGATATCAAAAACGGCAAATTGAACGTCACTGGCCTCAAAATAGTAAAGTGTTTGAAATGAAAATGCAAATTCATATAGATCTACGCTCAGCGATATGTCATAGTAAAGATAATTAAGAAACATTGATAAGCCTAATTCTTG harbors:
- the LOC137976403 gene encoding uncharacterized protein, producing MASKNGTATCSNGDGATPNKLFAGDVKESNEPLTPQSNLKNVLEGRSTNFTDEWWTLVSLITFLADVLTDILVCVQYFRNNNIWWFGLTASFLSAASLAMQLFSLKWLWDDGKREACFTYLLHFFQLGPLWRYWKVLKKGWKARKRNASILDFVTFLGEWRDISMLRLLQAFVQSAPQLVLQLYILLQRYPFDLKTDWLIVATAGTSLLSMIWAILAYSKSLRDFRKQGYRISLPGLFLQLLWRIAMVTSRVVAMVLFASYFQNWLFLAVGLHWLIMTTWLICQRPLFCTDEDGKEHPCREKLFCAVIGFMYIFCFFNAREGVTRKRVILYYSVILVENSLFVAMWYPHKTFRGAMAFSALGVVWGGMVFGALCMAFYYRFYHPSSPVQGIILRKMAFDLEGQTTQTWVCCFCCPVKKSKQDAVEVQGFIRSIDGHHQIEPAMELDIIARGASQEILRQTPGDHVQRSWPRHCISAPDSSVLVHSTPRRPFGAPCSHVSHPLISSQVPKITVTGPSPEVMSPFSNVSLVTLKDADIDTLDQVLQRSENPQANSAGMAEDSYIDDYAQDILTQGTDPTKNYGQAKEKSSVRTSSFLQNSVDPKITSPKSPTSREIISWFHPDQHAYGEGSLDDIEEKAEKINYGSLSFGHRYSLVSSDCISLSTESSQSSLDSIVFADEGPGCSGGCIRKSYSRELTPRAADEGIFSDERDSPLKANVSGASDEPDANSAESTPQKTRVNAQFPVSFGEGKGDSLTSEYLGDTTEYPKISPSKAGDYAFVELLMDAALSPSSTLNQRRRDMESSVSSEEQMELEREEKRLVRLGSGSGGEDGHESESTDVSSESNHFRKRHRSYDEIEDEKNEFASTPEAEDTNKRHTFDFSQLSNVPRSSGRRKRERRYRRSKRREFDNFVVTTLRPGKYGSLRRSIDRMAKIQEDVEESFLINTEVALNTCIPEDKCDSSPIPDALTKELVVKTKTDVPMRQDLKSWGGSSTGEFQPEVNNSGSERENFIKKKRLKRFLSKELAPGRFSSVRLSSDENFQGKQLGGRPHVSVDSLPSRHHSHSDRRGVVGTASLPDVVYSHNRQKPGKTIQSYKRTYRNANHRRIAMDEARYHGNKDLGFVPKKRHTYDFTHNPVNYFETKEWLFGEDGEKRSPADHQERKCQSEVMIAKNGFGIFV